From Spirochaetaceae bacterium, a single genomic window includes:
- a CDS encoding ParA family protein has protein sequence MTVIAVAGVKGGVGKTAAAVNLAVLAARDDAPALLWDLDPQGAAGFCLAPEATLKRKPARLLSGRGGLRAEAAATPYPGLDLVPSRLGMRHLERLLGPVSRKRAGIRRALRGVRRSYRWVVLDCSPGAGRLMEHVLHAADLVLAPVVPSPLAVRGYEELLVLAAKTGARRERIVPFFSMVEDRKRLHRQAMADLRRRDAGFLNTAVPYRADIERMGETRKPIVAHRPSSQGTAAYQALWQECRRLLATV, from the coding sequence GTGACGGTCATTGCGGTGGCCGGCGTGAAGGGCGGCGTCGGCAAGACCGCCGCGGCGGTGAACCTGGCGGTACTGGCCGCGCGTGACGACGCACCGGCACTGCTCTGGGACCTGGATCCGCAGGGCGCCGCCGGGTTCTGTCTGGCCCCGGAGGCGACGCTGAAGCGCAAGCCGGCGCGGTTGCTGTCCGGGCGTGGCGGGCTGCGTGCGGAGGCGGCGGCCACTCCGTACCCGGGCCTGGACCTGGTGCCGTCGCGCCTGGGCATGCGCCACCTGGAGCGGTTGCTGGGGCCGGTCAGCCGCAAGCGCGCCGGAATCCGTCGAGCGTTGCGCGGGGTGAGGCGCTCGTACCGGTGGGTGGTGCTCGATTGCTCGCCGGGGGCGGGCCGGTTGATGGAACACGTGCTGCACGCCGCCGACCTGGTACTGGCGCCGGTGGTGCCGTCGCCGCTGGCAGTCCGTGGTTACGAGGAATTGCTGGTGCTGGCAGCCAAGACCGGCGCCCGCCGCGAGCGGATCGTCCCGTTCTTCTCGATGGTGGAGGACCGCAAGCGGCTGCACCGGCAGGCGATGGCGGATCTGCGGCGGCGTGACGCGGGTTTCCTGAACACGGCGGTACCGTACCGCGCCGACATTGAGCGCATGGGCGAGACGCGCAAGCCGATCGTTGCCCACCGCCCTTCGTCGCAGGGCACGGCGGCTTACCAGGCGCTGTGGCAGGAGTGCCGCCGGCTGTTGGCAACGGTATAG
- a CDS encoding CHAD domain-containing protein: MTGTRPETLAARLEAIGYRVLRQQAIDEPLLYYDTQEGTVFARGARLFRNLPAAASRELPPARSPWRFFDRRQASASCASLAGLRRDAPWLPDEAELHPILRAVRSAVLLRLRGLATRDLTVVVERWSFAGTAPPADGQTPGLLVRAALERPGAAATSSTSPAAQMPTVWYVAPDDGPRHDRAYLEMLLSEHARAVGLPRGRPAGSWDPLATGLELIGRLPPGLAAPRSLVVRRADSLTAVLGKTIRLQGLRLASCVDGILCDHHSEYVHDARVAVRRARFALLVAAAGGDPAARELSGRLRCVARLLGPVRDLDVLLARLPKLAAAARPDADPDGTAGSAAEQRLADELWARREERRGTAAEMLHDADTGCLLEQTSGWRADGIADQPAEGSARDALRAALERVDKAGTAVATSESVPVGNLHRLRLRLKRLRYTAELFSGALKRRRDNRALGAVVAECAAAQTLLGDLNDDAVAETEISAVTDVMRERNNGDDRVAADLALRVVAVLQQRQDRAACNFARGWRRQRNRLRKALKELLG; encoded by the coding sequence GTGACAGGGACGCGCCCGGAGACGTTGGCGGCACGCCTGGAGGCGATCGGCTATCGAGTGCTGCGGCAGCAGGCGATCGACGAGCCGCTGCTTTATTACGACACCCAGGAGGGAACGGTGTTCGCGCGCGGCGCGCGGCTGTTCCGGAACCTGCCAGCCGCGGCGTCTCGTGAACTGCCGCCGGCGCGGTCGCCGTGGCGGTTCTTCGACCGCCGCCAGGCTTCGGCAAGCTGCGCCTCGCTGGCGGGCCTGCGCCGCGATGCGCCCTGGCTTCCCGACGAGGCCGAGTTGCATCCGATACTGCGAGCGGTACGTAGCGCTGTCCTGCTGCGGCTGCGCGGGTTGGCGACTCGTGACCTGACCGTGGTGGTGGAGCGGTGGAGCTTTGCCGGCACGGCGCCGCCTGCCGACGGCCAAACCCCCGGGCTGCTGGTGCGCGCGGCACTTGAGCGACCGGGCGCGGCCGCCACGAGCAGCACCTCGCCAGCCGCGCAGATGCCCACCGTCTGGTACGTGGCGCCGGACGACGGCCCGCGCCACGACCGCGCCTACCTGGAGATGTTGCTGAGCGAGCATGCCCGCGCGGTCGGGTTGCCGCGTGGCCGCCCGGCAGGCAGTTGGGATCCGCTTGCCACCGGCCTGGAGCTGATCGGCCGCCTGCCGCCCGGCCTGGCCGCGCCGCGCAGCCTGGTCGTGCGCCGCGCCGACTCTCTGACGGCGGTGCTCGGTAAGACGATTCGGTTGCAGGGGCTGCGCCTGGCGAGCTGCGTCGACGGCATCCTTTGCGACCACCATTCCGAATACGTACACGATGCCCGGGTAGCGGTGCGACGGGCGCGCTTCGCGCTCCTCGTGGCGGCGGCAGGTGGCGACCCGGCGGCGCGCGAACTGAGCGGCCGCCTGCGCTGCGTCGCCCGGCTGCTGGGGCCGGTGCGCGACCTCGATGTGCTGCTGGCCCGTCTCCCGAAACTGGCAGCGGCGGCCCGGCCGGACGCGGATCCGGATGGAACCGCCGGCAGCGCCGCCGAACAGCGCTTGGCCGACGAGTTGTGGGCGCGCCGCGAGGAGCGACGCGGCACCGCTGCCGAGATGCTGCACGATGCTGACACCGGCTGCCTCCTGGAGCAGACCTCTGGTTGGCGGGCGGACGGCATTGCCGATCAGCCGGCCGAGGGCAGCGCGCGTGACGCGTTGCGCGCCGCCCTGGAGCGGGTGGACAAAGCGGGAACCGCGGTTGCCACCTCCGAGTCCGTGCCGGTTGGCAACCTGCACCGGCTGCGGCTGCGCTTGAAGCGGCTGCGCTACACGGCGGAGCTGTTCTCGGGAGCCCTGAAAAGAAGGCGCGACAATCGCGCCCTGGGCGCTGTCGTTGCCGAGTGCGCCGCCGCACAGACGTTGCTCGGCGACCTCAACGATGACGCAGTTGCCGAGACGGAGATTTCCGCCGTGACCGATGTGATGCGAGAACGGAACAACGGAGATGATCGTGTAGCGGCAGATCTCGCCCTTCGGGTTGTCGCTGTACTCCAGCAGCGCCAGGACCGGGCAGCCTGCAACTTCGCGCGAGGATGGCGGCGGCAGCGAAACCGGCTGCGGAAGGCGTTGAAGGAGCTGTTGGGGTGA
- a CDS encoding DUF350 domain-containing protein, whose amino-acid sequence MTIVLLNLLYALLGGGAAIAFMFVGYKVIDHLTPFDTAKELAAGNRAIGTMVGGMFVGIGIAIGLVVGMGLN is encoded by the coding sequence GTGACCATCGTACTGTTGAATCTGCTCTACGCCCTGCTCGGCGGGGGCGCGGCGATCGCGTTCATGTTCGTTGGCTACAAGGTGATCGACCACCTGACCCCGTTCGACACCGCGAAGGAGCTGGCGGCCGGCAATCGTGCCATCGGCACCATGGTGGGCGGCATGTTCGTCGGCATCGGCATCGCCATCGGGCTGGTGGTCGGCATGGGCCTGAATTGA
- a CDS encoding transglycosylase SLT domain-containing protein: MTARAGVRDHAAVGCGPAGASPRGRAAPGARLALLSLAVSLSAAALLAGCAAGSPGSGAADGGDAAANAGAGGSATGSISSAPHAGTDVRGRPPVEHRMWTDRYDPLFRKYSKRFFGPGFDWRWFKAQGIAESGLREDAESWVGAKGIMQIMPATLREIAEKSDLPVLDNDDPGANIAAGIFYDRDLYERWHDIPMPRERLAFTFASYNGGRSRILRAQEACRADCALWAHVTGHAPEETQGYVARILTLMGRGPP, encoded by the coding sequence TTGACCGCGCGAGCAGGGGTCCGCGATCACGCGGCCGTCGGCTGCGGCCCGGCCGGCGCCTCGCCGCGCGGGCGGGCCGCGCCGGGTGCGCGACTTGCCCTCCTGAGCCTGGCGGTCTCCCTGTCCGCGGCGGCGCTGCTGGCCGGTTGCGCAGCCGGGTCCCCGGGGTCGGGTGCGGCGGACGGCGGCGATGCCGCGGCGAACGCCGGGGCGGGAGGCTCCGCAACCGGCTCGATTTCGTCGGCCCCGCACGCCGGGACGGATGTGCGCGGGCGCCCACCGGTAGAGCACCGCATGTGGACGGACCGCTACGATCCGCTGTTCCGGAAGTACTCGAAGCGGTTCTTCGGTCCCGGCTTCGACTGGCGCTGGTTCAAGGCGCAGGGCATCGCCGAGTCGGGCCTGCGGGAGGATGCGGAGAGCTGGGTCGGCGCCAAGGGGATCATGCAGATCATGCCGGCCACCCTGCGCGAGATCGCCGAGAAGTCGGACTTGCCGGTGCTGGACAACGACGATCCCGGGGCCAACATCGCCGCGGGTATCTTCTATGACCGCGACCTGTACGAACGCTGGCACGACATTCCGATGCCGCGCGAGCGGCTGGCGTTCACCTTCGCCAGCTACAACGGCGGGCGCAGCCGCATCCTGCGCGCCCAGGAAGCGTGCCGCGCCGACTGCGCCCTGTGGGCCCATGTGACCGGCCACGCTCCCGAAGAAACCCAGGGCTACGTCGCTCGCATCCTCACCCTGATGGGCCGCGGGCCGCCGTAG